Proteins encoded in a region of the Fulvitalea axinellae genome:
- a CDS encoding McrB family protein yields MSDTLNRRIAIISEEILQYLLDYKTENPDFTFSLRKQDSSRSKEKRLEKGFWFQGSNYIYIGFFKKGDQDRKIQTIGFVLNFDQETGDLINNYIEISFKGGMSPEDTDFHTELAKRLNIEIDPKNFFGKGKYKGLDYLQNLKVFINTTLPTVHELLKKHKLTDQYLISEAEFQKMLVKTNSIRDKFLESVRKMKTSHHPLNQILYGPPGTGKTYNTINKALAIIQNISEKELIRKIKSDLKKANKNDSEEGIERQVRIELKKRFQEYLDNGQIVFTTFHQSMSYEDFVEGIKPSSENGELSYDIEDGIFKTIASKAQAEENNFEATIANLKEELLNTEKMEGLEIPNGQTSFGLTYRGGKVFHVQPQDSSKENPWYPVNIAKIQRLFETGNEEGVYNITYARRIIEYLKDKKGLVSENTKKETPHVLIIDEINRGNIAAIFGELITLIEDDKRLSAPEELTLTLPYSKEPFGVPKNLHIIGTMNTADRSVEALDSALRRRFQFIEMPPRPELLLNEEQTEEIVKLWNDDQYNIKRTDEDWYGKDFREVADALYSKLGITRQIEEMGIDKGERKKWAVSDFGDRLNMDLPLTNFLTTLNKRLEALLDRDHAIGHSYLINLKNLQDFKTALQHKIIPLLQEYFYNDYAKIGLVLGQGFVAKEDSETTFANFDDSEHDIQPHPTYHLANVENMTDEEFKEALIDFGLKIENK; encoded by the coding sequence ATGAGTGATACCCTTAACCGAAGAATCGCTATAATCAGCGAAGAGATACTTCAATACCTACTCGATTACAAGACCGAGAACCCTGATTTCACTTTCTCTCTTAGAAAACAGGACAGTTCACGTTCAAAAGAGAAGCGTTTAGAGAAAGGTTTCTGGTTTCAGGGATCGAACTACATTTATATCGGTTTTTTTAAAAAAGGGGACCAAGACAGAAAAATCCAGACTATCGGATTTGTCTTGAACTTTGATCAGGAAACAGGGGATCTAATCAATAATTACATCGAGATTTCTTTTAAAGGGGGAATGAGTCCGGAAGATACTGACTTCCACACCGAGCTAGCCAAGCGATTAAACATTGAGATAGACCCCAAAAACTTTTTCGGAAAAGGAAAATACAAGGGTCTAGACTATCTGCAAAACCTTAAGGTTTTCATCAACACAACCCTTCCGACAGTACACGAATTACTCAAGAAACATAAGCTTACAGATCAGTACCTGATCAGTGAGGCAGAGTTTCAGAAAATGCTAGTAAAGACGAACAGTATAAGAGATAAATTTTTAGAGAGCGTTAGAAAAATGAAAACATCCCACCATCCCCTCAACCAAATCCTCTACGGCCCTCCCGGCACTGGGAAAACGTACAATACCATAAACAAAGCCTTGGCAATAATTCAGAACATCTCAGAGAAAGAACTAATACGGAAAATAAAGTCCGATCTGAAAAAGGCCAACAAAAATGACTCTGAAGAAGGAATTGAAAGACAAGTTAGGATTGAGCTCAAAAAACGCTTTCAAGAATACTTGGATAATGGCCAAATCGTATTCACCACTTTCCACCAAAGCATGAGCTATGAAGACTTCGTCGAAGGCATCAAGCCCAGTAGCGAAAATGGAGAGCTTTCCTACGATATTGAAGACGGAATATTCAAGACGATAGCCTCAAAAGCGCAAGCCGAAGAAAATAACTTCGAAGCCACAATAGCAAACCTGAAAGAAGAACTGTTGAATACTGAAAAAATGGAAGGTCTGGAAATTCCAAATGGCCAGACATCTTTTGGCCTCACATATCGGGGTGGTAAAGTATTCCATGTACAACCTCAAGATAGTTCCAAGGAAAATCCGTGGTATCCCGTTAATATCGCTAAAATCCAAAGGCTCTTTGAAACGGGAAATGAAGAAGGGGTTTACAACATTACCTACGCCAGACGAATCATCGAATACCTTAAAGATAAGAAAGGATTAGTTTCAGAGAATACCAAAAAAGAAACTCCGCATGTCCTAATAATCGACGAAATAAACCGTGGCAACATAGCAGCCATCTTCGGCGAACTCATTACCCTGATCGAAGACGACAAACGCCTCAGCGCCCCCGAGGAGCTCACCCTCACCCTGCCCTACAGCAAAGAACCCTTCGGCGTACCCAAAAATCTCCACATCATAGGCACCATGAATACCGCCGACCGCAGTGTCGAAGCCTTGGACTCCGCCCTACGGCGCCGTTTCCAGTTTATCGAAATGCCTCCAAGACCAGAGCTCCTATTGAATGAAGAGCAGACCGAAGAGATCGTAAAACTTTGGAATGATGATCAGTACAACATTAAAAGAACCGATGAGGACTGGTACGGGAAAGACTTCAGGGAAGTAGCTGACGCATTATACAGCAAACTCGGCATCACCCGTCAAATAGAGGAAATGGGGATAGATAAAGGTGAAAGGAAAAAATGGGCCGTAAGCGACTTCGGTGATCGCTTAAATATGGATCTACCGTTAACCAATTTTCTAACCACCCTCAACAAACGCCTCGAAGCCCTCCTCGACCGAGACCACGCCATAGGACACAGCTACCTGATCAACCTCAAAAACCTCCAAGACTTCAAAACGGCGCTCCAGCACAAAATCATCCCGCTACTCCAAGAATACTTTTATAACGACTACGCCAAAATAGGCCTCGTCCTAGGACAAGGATTCGTAGCCAAAGAAGACAGCGAAACAACCTTCGCTAATTTTGACGATTCCGAGCACGATATACAGCCCCACCCCACATACCACCTAGCCAACGTCGAAAACATGACCGACGAAGAATTCAAAGAGGCTCTAATAGATTTCGGTCTAAAGATAGAGAACAAATAA
- a CDS encoding class I SAM-dependent DNA methyltransferase, translating to MTLQLDTLESWLWDSADILRGSVDSSDFKNYIFGLLFLKRASDVFDEEIETLTEEEGDGYEYEDAYEDVHFKIPKEAHWKYLIAKGENIGEALDKAFASIEEENAALKIDGVLTAVHFGNKEVLGDETLQRLLNHFNKYSLRNADLYKPDMLGDAYEYLIRMFADDAGKKGGEFYTPRGVVKLIVNLLKPEPGNKVYDPTCGSGGMLIESARYISKQEGGKTSGGQINCSLSGQEKNLGTWAICKLNMILHNYTDADIQKGDTLADPKHRDANDDFMLQDRVIANPPFSLNKWWNRIETNLAKKVDKNGKEKEVAPNYNKEVSDPYGRFQYGIPPRGYADLAFLQHMLTMLKTDGRMGVVLPHGVLFRGGAEGKIRQQLLENDLIEAVVGLPSALFYNTGIPASIIILNKQKQEHLKDKLIIIDGSEQYKEGKNQNALEKEHVDTISEWFDTFYLNQEADEENKYARLVELKEIAENDYNLNIARYIDTSEPEPEINVSEVLQDIQRIETEEAQIDSKLKGFLNELGY from the coding sequence ATGACTTTACAACTGGACACGCTCGAATCCTGGCTGTGGGATTCGGCGGATATATTGCGCGGGAGCGTGGATTCATCGGATTTCAAAAACTACATCTTCGGTCTGCTTTTCCTGAAGCGCGCTTCGGACGTTTTTGACGAGGAGATAGAGACGCTGACGGAAGAGGAAGGCGATGGCTACGAATACGAGGACGCGTATGAGGACGTGCACTTCAAGATTCCGAAAGAGGCGCATTGGAAATACCTGATAGCCAAAGGGGAGAACATCGGGGAGGCTTTGGACAAGGCTTTCGCCTCGATTGAAGAGGAAAACGCCGCGCTGAAGATCGACGGCGTGCTGACGGCGGTGCATTTCGGCAACAAGGAAGTGCTGGGTGACGAGACCTTGCAACGCCTGCTGAATCACTTCAACAAATACAGCCTGCGCAACGCCGACCTCTACAAGCCGGACATGCTGGGCGACGCCTACGAGTACCTGATCCGTATGTTCGCCGACGACGCCGGCAAAAAGGGAGGGGAATTCTATACGCCCCGCGGGGTGGTGAAGCTGATCGTGAACCTGCTTAAGCCGGAGCCGGGCAACAAGGTATATGACCCGACCTGCGGGAGCGGCGGTATGCTGATCGAGTCGGCGCGCTATATCAGCAAGCAGGAAGGCGGAAAGACTTCCGGCGGGCAGATCAACTGTTCGTTGAGCGGGCAGGAAAAGAACCTGGGCACTTGGGCGATCTGTAAGCTGAATATGATCCTGCACAACTATACGGACGCGGATATCCAGAAAGGCGATACGCTTGCCGATCCGAAGCACCGTGACGCCAATGACGACTTTATGCTTCAGGATCGTGTGATTGCTAATCCTCCCTTTTCTTTGAATAAATGGTGGAACCGTATCGAGACGAATCTGGCGAAGAAAGTCGATAAAAACGGGAAGGAAAAAGAAGTGGCTCCGAACTACAACAAGGAAGTTTCGGATCCTTATGGCCGTTTCCAATACGGAATTCCTCCGCGTGGCTACGCCGATTTGGCTTTTCTTCAGCACATGTTGACGATGCTCAAAACCGACGGACGTATGGGTGTCGTCTTGCCTCATGGCGTATTGTTCCGTGGTGGAGCCGAAGGAAAAATCCGTCAGCAATTGTTGGAAAATGACCTGATCGAAGCTGTGGTAGGATTGCCTTCCGCTTTGTTTTACAATACGGGAATTCCCGCTTCGATTATCATTCTGAATAAACAAAAGCAAGAACATCTCAAAGACAAGCTTATCATCATCGATGGTTCGGAGCAGTACAAAGAAGGCAAGAACCAGAACGCACTGGAAAAGGAGCATGTAGACACGATCAGCGAATGGTTTGATACCTTCTATCTGAATCAGGAAGCCGATGAAGAAAACAAATACGCGCGATTGGTCGAGCTGAAAGAAATCGCCGAGAATGATTATAACCTGAACATTGCCCGCTATATCGATACTTCAGAGCCGGAACCGGAGATCAATGTCAGCGAAGTCTTGCAGGACATCCAGCGCATCGAAACCGAAGAGGCACAGATCGATAGCAAATTGAAAGGATTTTTAAACGAATTGGGGTATTGA
- a CDS encoding restriction endonuclease subunit S gives MTKNINTIPKGYKQTPIGVIPEEWEVVKLGDIADVKGGKRLPKGENLIEKRTTHPYIRVADMKENGIDENNILFVPDHVYPKIKNYTISKGDIYISVAGTLGIVGLISKTLDGANLTENADKITNIKIENDFLLWVLKSELIQSIISKESTSNAQPKLALGRIREFLIPIPSSPEQQKIASILSTADEKLRQIEEQITQTKALKKGLSQKLLTRGIGHTTFKDSKLGEIPESWEVVKLGEICKVNQGLQIPISKRYLENGRNRYVYITNQYINKASDDLEVHYIENPPKNVICEDDDILMTRTGNTGIVVTNQSGAFHNNFFKIDFDRDKLTRMYLYYQLTSDFYQNIIKIKAGLTTIPDLNHGDFYSIHLFLPPFPEQQKIASILGEVDAKLAKLEEKKTAHQQLKKGLMQDLLTGKKRVSA, from the coding sequence ATGACTAAAAATATAAATACAATCCCCAAAGGCTATAAACAAACTCCGATCGGGGTGATTCCCGAAGAATGGGAAGTGGTGAAGTTGGGGGATATAGCTGATGTAAAAGGTGGAAAAAGATTACCTAAGGGCGAGAATTTAATTGAGAAAAGGACTACACATCCTTATATTCGAGTTGCAGATATGAAAGAAAATGGAATAGATGAAAATAATATTTTATTTGTTCCAGATCATGTTTATCCAAAAATAAAAAATTACACAATATCAAAAGGAGATATATATATTTCTGTAGCTGGAACTTTAGGGATTGTAGGATTAATATCAAAAACTTTGGATGGTGCTAATCTTACAGAAAATGCCGATAAGATAACAAATATAAAAATAGAAAATGATTTTTTATTATGGGTTTTAAAGTCTGAGTTAATTCAATCTATAATATCAAAAGAATCAACATCTAATGCTCAACCAAAATTGGCTTTAGGAAGAATTAGAGAGTTTCTAATTCCAATTCCATCTTCTCCAGAACAACAAAAAATCGCTTCGATCCTAAGCACAGCCGATGAGAAGCTTCGCCAGATCGAGGAACAGATCACCCAGACCAAGGCACTCAAAAAAGGCCTTTCACAAAAGCTCCTTACCCGTGGCATCGGGCATACCACATTCAAAGACTCCAAACTCGGAGAAATTCCGGAGAGTTGGGAGGTTGTGAAGTTAGGGGAAATATGTAAAGTGAATCAAGGATTACAGATTCCAATAAGTAAAAGGTATTTAGAAAATGGAAGAAATCGTTATGTATATATCACTAATCAATACATAAACAAGGCTTCTGATGATTTAGAGGTTCATTATATTGAGAATCCTCCTAAGAATGTTATTTGTGAAGATGATGATATTTTAATGACAAGAACAGGAAATACTGGAATAGTAGTAACTAATCAATCAGGAGCATTTCATAATAATTTTTTTAAAATTGATTTTGATAGAGATAAATTAACTAGAATGTATTTATACTATCAATTAACTAGTGATTTTTATCAAAATATTATAAAAATAAAGGCAGGTTTAACTACCATACCGGATTTAAATCATGGAGATTTTTATAGTATCCATTTATTTCTCCCCCCATTCCCCGAACAACAAAAAATCGCTTCCATTCTCGGAGAAGTGGATGCCAAGCTCGCCAAGTTGGAAGAGAAAAAGACCGCTCATCAGCAGTTGAAAAAAGGCCTTATGCAGGATTTGTTGACGGGCAAGAAAAGGGTGAGTGCGTAA